In a genomic window of Besnoitia besnoiti strain Bb-Ger1 chromosome XI, whole genome shotgun sequence:
- a CDS encoding ribosomal protein RPL10 (encoded by transcript BESB_021200), with product MGRRPARCYRYCKNKPYPKSRFCRGVPDAKIRIYDAGRKKADVEEFPGVAHLVSDEYEQISSEALEAARVCANKYMIKNCGKDNFHLRIRVHPFHVLRINKMLSCAGADRLQTGMRGAFGKPMGLVARVDIGQILMSIRTRESSVATAVTALRRAAFKFPGRQKVFVSNKWGFTKFTKVEYKKWQAEGRIVSDGVSAKWISTKGPLAHTFPTAADITIPIPN from the exons ATGGGGCGCCGTCCTGCTCGTTGCTACCGGTACTGCAAGAACAAGCCGTACCCGAAATCTCGTTTCTGCCGTGGTGTCCCTGACGCCAAAATCCGTATCTACGATGCGGGTCGCAAGAAGGCAGATGTCGAGGAATTCCCCGGTGTCGCTCACCTCGTCTCCGATGAGTACGAGCAGATCTCTTCAGAGGCTTTGGAAGCTGCCCGTGTGTGTGCCAACAAG TACATGATCAAGAACTGCGGTAAAGATAACTTCCATCTCCGCATCCGCGTGCACCCCTTCCACGTGCTTCGTATCAACAAGATGCTTTCCTGCGCCG GTGCTGATAGACTTCAGACCGGTATGCGTGGTGCGTTCGGAAAGCCCATGGGTTTGGTCGCCCGCGTCGACATTGGCCAGATCCTCATGTCCATCCGTACCAGG GAGAGCAGCGTTGCGACCGCCGTGACCGCGTTacgtcgcgccgccttcaaGTTCCCCGGCCGCCAGAAGGTGTTTGTTTCCAACAAGTGGGGTTTCACCAAGTTCACCAAGGTCGAGTACAAGAAGTGGCAGGCTGAGGGTCGCATCGTGTCTGACGGTGTGAGCGCCAAGTGGATCTCCACCAAGGGCCCCTTGGCGCACACCTTCCCGACTGCTGCGGACATCACCATCCCGATCCCCAACTAA
- a CDS encoding hypothetical protein (encoded by transcript BESB_021210) — translation MAHMVCPPARRRAVWPPSAVASVCHRFATLPRPALQLAHALSAPSPSAPPPPPSAVASSAGLASLAVSSLRLSPFSASARFPDVSPGAFAAATAACRPGSVSLSLRRPLWSREGCLVTDSPLNVLLTHSPSVSHIFNCRVHALTRRCLSSSQTPTASTYASQDAEASSSHSSSAAPSSDPHSGAIVQRQAAAVGGLAAGESAIEALAAASLKEAEEKALHARRHQGIELYPGGPVDRYGPPRDPSTLLLEPHKLTEEERVFQGFFVATPWIVFMMMLATPIFLANYHVEKLNARAAFTKQVAEELLRDEDVPSFRLCTFQDLREVVEQPTHAFICYFHPLTLSSQIVVPLLRDIAACFQRLGVRASVAAVDLSHASIPPHVHRELPSALAPHGQLLLPFAFGGQQPAVTDFEGPAWNATQIVKAVAEYVPGAHDALQHTQEIDDVSEQLSDCLFALAFVDGAAAEEANDGKQHKLKSSSASAGTAGKAEMQADATNAANPVARTTELSVVAYGGKQALRICQEAREKLRSAGMQGRRK, via the exons ATGGCACACATGGTTTGTCCCCCGGCGCGACGGAGGGCTGTGTGGCCGCCGTCTGCCGTTGCCTCTGTCTGTCACCGCTTCGCTACGCTTCCACGACcagcgctgcagctggcgcatGCTCTGTCTGCTCCTTCGCCATcggcccctccgccgcctccgtcagctgttgcttcgtctgcgggactcgcttcgctcgctgtctcctctttgcGCCTTTCTCCGTTTTCCGCTTCAGCTCGCTTTCCAGATGTCTCTCCAGGCGCGTTTGCCGCCGCCACTGCTGCCTGCCGTCCCGGctccgtctctctgtctctgcgtcgtccgctgTGGTCGCGTGAGGGTTGCCTCGTCACAGACAGCCCGCTGAACGTCCTGCTAACCCACtctccctctgtctcgcATATCTTCAACTGCAGAGTGCACGCGCTCACCAGGCGATGCCTGTCGTCTTCCCAGACGCCCACGGCCTCTACATACGCCTCgcaggacgcagaggcctcgtcgtcccACTCCTCGTCGGCCGCACCTTCCAGCGATCCACACTCTGGCGCCATCGTTCAGCGCcaagcggcggcggtcggcggcctcgctgcaggcgagagcgccATTGAGGCCCTG gcggcagcgtccctgaaggaggcggaagaaaaggcgctgcatgcgcggcgccaCCAAGGCATCGAACTCTATCCAG gcggcccGGTGGACCGCTACGGCCCCCCGCGCGACCCGAgcacgctgctgctggagccACACAAGTTGACCGAAGAGGAGCGCGTCTTCCAGGGCTTTTTTGTGG CAACGCCGTGGATTGTGTTCATGATGATGCTCGCGACCCCGATTTTTTTGGCGAACTACCACGTGGAGAAACtcaacgcgcgcgcggcgttcaC GAAGCAAGTCGCCGAAGAGCTCCTGCGCGACGAAGACGTTCCGAGCTTCAGGCTTTGCACCTTCCAAGATCTCCGCGAAGTTGTTGAGCAACCCACGCACGCGTTCATTTGCTACTTCCACCCCTTGACGCTCTCCTCGCAGATCGtcgtgcctctgctgcgggaCATCGCGGCGTGTTTCCA ACgcctcggcgtgcgcgccagcgtcgccgcggtaGACCTGTCGCATGCGTCAATCCCTCCACACGTCCATCGCGAGCTTCCCTCTGCACTCGCGCCTCACGGCCAGCTGTTGCTGCCCTTTGCCTTTGGCGGCCAGCAGCCCGCCGTCACGGACTTTGAAGGGCCTGCGTGGAATGCCACGCAGATCGTGAAGGCCGTCGCCGAATACGTCCCTGGCGCTcacgacgcgctgcagcacaccCAA GAGATCGATGACGTGTCTGAGCAACTGAGCGACTGTCTCTTCGCGTTGGCCTTCGTGGATGGTGCAGCGGCCGAGGAAGCGAATGACGGCAAGCAGCACAAATTGAaatcttcctccgcgtcagCAGGCACCGCAGGAAAGGCTGAGATGCAGGCAGACGCCACCAACGCCGCGAATCCCGTGGCGCGCACAACCGAGTTGAGTGTGGTCGCTTACGGCGGCAAGCAGGCACTGAGAATCTGCCAGGAGGCTAGAGAAAAGCTGCGGTCAGCTGGAATGCAGGGGAGACGGAAATAA
- a CDS encoding RecF/RecN/SMC N terminal domain-containing protein (encoded by transcript BESB_021220), with protein sequence MERTRLMGSAGAELPRQHDRNAGCEATPQRRSLSGRSGDGATDSENDEGCLPSSLGARPFEAFPADATMSEGASSPADSARNLYTETPHSSPEASSRRGQRSEEGTLAKFSSPSTPPLFHGVRDPHSVSDLNNKEAHALLPVAREGWRADPVVSDHTDRSSDAPSSASASRRRRGAEENPQGSRLMGLVEQALASRRSGIPYIGGAVWSKDGIPAPDPFAPTPDVGALFRKGAKTGRLRLRWVILENFKSYKGTHVIGPLSGSVAVIGPNGAGKSNLTDAVCFALGVNAKQLRCTRLIELIHSSESRASPKSLLAQTDDEGHDAHGQPSENSAEERLSASVTLHFVRGSVPPSSPLPERISFTRRISHSGECFYLLDDVAVPLADYREALRRHCSCTVHTLQAMLIFQGHIDALATKSAHGLAGLVEEISGSSELLESYHEAQKAVRETREEARRLLARRMQLEQDMKVLRKQKNEADAYEKEQRLQKEQQDELFLFRLLVAETLRAEEEAAARRARQQEEEEREQLNAILTEAQQADRHRVAALLRVQKAKDTLAASTRRSNELRGAYLAMMERFKFLEKEREAAARQRLLEESQREELEAFEEALKGQLIRAAEKRRAVEAQLMAEKEKDDEALLPEDQKLLETLEDEWEEQHALQQQRIRNHQQQLQALRTALDLLLREEREMQGTVETVRELHGEAAAKAVEVADALQRLLTQAHDAKESLDDLRKLASTSKQQRESLLRLQRDLGDQLAQERSLQMDVRRAAQEREVCTQLKKHVSHSGVHGSALECCRPANKRLLVATAAAMGAKANSLIVDSHALALRCVDYLKTARLGSREFLPLDALRRNQLKGHSESSFEGEDEDDEGGRGAVLPPPPAADLPPGCRWAVDCVSFQEGFRPVYEFLLSDCIIVPSLAIAQELKFGASQASARPLLHRYRFVTLDGEKLQCGGVISFDLGGLTGRLAARWEAQQQERLVERLERVKEQLHTLENAETTNAERLQQRTAHFALLHRQSVQLQAKARVWEDQAEAKSKKLAELQAQLQSLQERVAARKEEVATKQQELEEIHASLQQQQQRHFARLDRAVGRVHVHLEHKRRRQRIEALKAELAGLHARESQMTAELADCSDRLRTVQRLASEEAVRDWQPREEDEKRLLKQLELTERDVEDAEKKKGEAAREFRDAQQELNSQEKYLQTAMVQRMSLLLQVREREAASKAQQKRFARDAAAAEGRQKQQVEESWQILRQADQQGVRLPLSAGSWRGVRASIYAVDADKRNGEEAREAGAKAQEMNRREDRPTAPISRRRSDDVDGEMRDAEAGNESQDREDGRDDMGFPESSWREQGAVTEDEKLFAIDFSKLAAEKCEFIAQHKDTPSLLFEAASSQEAEFLRRAARLRTLQPNLKATEKEQRVREQLATVETETDRCQREGRRAENRLARLQRERNARFLGCFHHCKLAVDFFFRELTAAGVPEEETEDGRRGCGSTRGFERIGGRAYLDLECPSGRSISLDEEAFACGVSLLCMPPGKRLLPLHLLSGGERLVAALALVLALLSFVPHVPFLLFDEVDAPLDSQRRRALARVLKLLPRQAGLQVLFISLKDKMFSTADMLVGVAKQPAVGLSRCFFLDLLPYHSRRGASAQAPRPRLADADPRDAEGGDRVGTSRDDIGNPRLSPSLSQVRSSSSLGSRLGSSVFDSRGRKGATQTAAEAKRADAERRKAVTPSDLEGEMDSDT encoded by the exons ATGGAACGAACGCGGCTCATGGGTTCGGCGGGAGccgagctgccgcggcagcaTGACAGGAATGCGGGGTGTGAAGCGACTCCCCAGCGCAGGTCGCTCTCGGGACGCTCGGGAGACGGGGCGACAGATTCTGAGAACGATGAGGGCTGTCTACCGTCGTCTctcggcgcgaggccttTTGAGGCTTTCCCAGCGGATGCGACCATGTCCGAAGGTGCGTCGAGTCCTGCAGACTCCGCGCGAAATCTCTACACCGAGACACCCCATTCTTCCCCTGAagcgagcagccgccgcggacagCGGAGTGAGGAGGGAACTCTGGCCAAgttttcctcgccttcgaCACCACCGTTATTCCATGGAGTACGCGACCCCCACTCCGTTTCAGATCTCAACAACAAGGAAGCACATGCGCTGCTCCCTGTGGCGCGCGAAGGATGGAGGGCGGATCCTGTCGTGAGTGACCACACAGATCGCTCAAGCGATGCTCCGTCAAGCGCGAGTGCTTCTCGACGCCGAAggggcgccgaagagaatCCACAGGGGTCTAGACTAATGGGCCTTGTTGAGCAAGCTCTCGCAagccggcgaagcggaaTACCCTACATAGGTGGAGCGGTTTGGTCTAAAGACGGCATCCCCGCTCCAGATCCGTTTGCACCAACCCCAGATGTGGGCGCGCTGTTTCGAAAAGGCGCAAAGAccggtcgcctgcgcctgcgctgggTCATCCTCGAAAACTTCAAAAGTTACAAAGGCACGCACGTAATCGGGCCTCTTTCTGGCTCTGTCGCTGTCATCGGACCCAACGGCGCAG GGAAAAGCAACTTGACAGACGCCGTATGTTTCGCGCTGGGAGTTAACGCcaagcagctgcgctgcACCCGCCTCATCGAGCTCATCCACAGCAGCGAGTCCAGGGCGTCTCCGAAGTCGCTGCTGGCACAGACGGACGACGAAGGGCACGATGCGCACGGGCAACCGAGCGAAAACTCGGCGGAAGAACGACT GAGCGCGTCGGTGACGCTCCACTTCGTTCGAGGCTCCGTCcctccttcgtcgccgcttcCGGAGCGCATTTCCTTTACCCGGCGCATCAGCCACTCTGGCGAATGCTTCTATCTGCTGGACGACGTCGCAGTTCCGCTGGCGGACTACCGCGAGGCCCTGCGGAGACACTGCAGCTGCACTGTACATACACTGCAGGCGATGCTCATCTTCCAGGGCCACATCGACGCTTTAGCGACAAAGAGCGCGCATGGCCTTGCCGGCCTCGTAGAAGAAATCTCTGGCAG CTCTGAGTTGCTTGAGTCGTATCACGAAGCCCAGAAGGCGGTTCGCGAGACTCgggaagaggcgagacgcctccTGGCGCGACGAATGCAGCTTGAACAGGACATGAAAGTTTtgagaaagcagaaaaacgagGCAGATGCGTACGAGAAGGAGCAGCGGCTTCAG AAGGAGCAGCAGGACGAGCTCTTTCTGTTTCGCCTCCTAGTTGCAGAGACACTccgcgctgaagaagaagctgccgcACGGCGTGCCAGGCaacaggaagaagaagaacgtGAGCAACTGAACGCGATTCTCACCGAAGCTCAGCAGGCTGACCGCcaccgcgtggcggcgctgttACGAGTCCAGAAGGCCAAAGACACTCTCGCCGCGTCCACCCGCAGGAGCAACGAGCTG CGGGGGGCGTATCTGGCGATGATGGAGCGGTTCAAGTTTCTCGAaaaggagcgcgaggcggccgcgcggcagcggctgctggaggagTCTCAGCGTGAAGAGCTCGAGGccttcgaggaggcgctAAAGGGACAGCTGattcgcgccgcagagaagcgccgcgcggtcgaggcgcagctgatggctgagaaggagaaagacgacgaagcgctTTTGCCGGAAGACCAGAAACTCCTCGAGACGCTCGAAGACGAATGGGAGGAACAACAcgccctgcagcagcagcgaatTCGAAACCACCAACAGCAGCTGCAAGCCCTGCGCACCGCCCTCGACCTG ctgctgcgcgaagagcgcgagatGCAGGGGACTGTGGAAACCGTGCGCGAGCTCCacggcgaggctgcagcgaagGCCGTGGAGGTTGCGGACGCCCTCCAGCGGCTGCTGACGCAGGCGCAtgacgcgaaggagagccTCGACGACCTCCGAAAACTCGCCTCG ACAAgcaagcagcagcgcgagtcgctgttgcgcctgcagcgcgaccTCGGCGACCAGCTCGCGCAGGAGCGGAGTCTGCAGATGgacgtccgccgcgcggcgcaggagcgagAAGTCTGcacgcagctgaagaagcacGTCTCGCACTCGGGAGTGCACGGATCTGCCCTCGAGTGCTGCCGGCCAGCCAACAAGCGCCTGCTcgtcgcgaccgccgcggccatGGGCGCCAAGGCTAACAGCCTCATCGTCGACTCGCACGCCCTCGCGCTG AGATGTGTGGACTACCTCAAAACGGCGCGGCTCGGCAGCCGCGAGTTCCTACCCCTGGACGCTCTCCGGCGGAACCAGCTGAAGGGACACAGCGAGAGCTCcttcgagggcgaggacgaagacgacgaaggcggccgcggcgccgtgctgcctccgcctcccgccgccgacctGCCCCCGGGATGCCGCTGGGCGGTGGATTGCGTGTCATTCCAGGAGGGCTTTCGCCCCGTCTACGAG TTCCTCCTCTCGGATTGCATCATCGTCCCTTCGCTGGCCATTGCGCAGGAGCTGAAGTTTGGCGCCTCTCAGGCttccgcgcgtccgctgctcCACCGCTACCGATTCGTCACGCTCGATGGCGAGAAGCTTCAGTGCGGCGGCGTAATCTCCTTCGACCTCGGCGGCCTCACGGGGCGCTTGGCTGCGCGCtgggaggcgcagcagcaggagcggCTCGTGGAGCGCCTCGAAAGAGTCAAGGAGCAACTCCACACACTCGAAAACGCTGAG ACCACTAACGCggagcgtctgcagcagcgcacaGCTCacttcgcgctgctgcatcggCAGAGCGttcagctgcaggcgaaggcgcgcgtctgGGAAGAccaggcagaggcgaagagcaagaagctcgcggagctccaggcgcagctgcagagtctgcaggagcgcgtcgccgcccgcaaAGAGGAGGTCGCCACCAAGCAGCAAGAGCTTGAGGAG ATCCACGCGAGTCTgcagcaacagcagcagcggcactTTGCGCGTCTCGACCGCGCCGTCGGGCGGGTGCATGTCCACCTTGAGCAcaagcgcaggcggcagcgcatcgaggcgctgaaggcggAGTTGGcggggctgcatgcgcgcgagagccaaatgaccgcggagctcgccgaCTGCAGCGACCGCCTGCGAACTGTCCAGCGGCTCGCTAGCGAAGAGGCCGTCAGAGActggcagccgcgcgaggaagacgagaagcgcCTGCTGAAGCAACTCGAGCTGACAGAGCGCGAcgtggaggacgcggagaagaagaaaggcgaagctgcgcgcgagttcagggacgcgcagcaggagctAAACAGCCAAGAGAAATACCTGCAAACGGCAA TGGTACAGCGGATGTCTCTTTTGTTGCAGGTTCGGGAGCGCGAAGCGGCCTCTAAGGCCCAGCAGAAGCGcttcgcgagagacgcagccgctgcggaggggcGCCAGAAGCAGCAGGTTGAAGAGAGCTGGCAGATCCTGCGCCAGGCCGACCAGCAAGGCGTTCGcctgccgctctctgcgggctcgtggcgcggcgtgcgcgcctccaTCTACGCGGTCGACGCGGACAAGCGCAATGGCGAagaggcacgcgaggcgggcgccaaGGCGCAGGAGATGAACAGGAGGGAGGACAGGCCGACGGCGCCCATAAGccgaagacgcagcgacgacgTTGACGGCGAGATGCGcgatgcagaggcaggcaACGAAAGCCAAGATAGAGAGGACGGCAGAGACGATATGGGCTTCCCCGAAAGCAGCTGGAGAGAGCAAGGCGCCGTgacagaagacgagaagctCTTTGCCATCGACTTCTCAAAACTCGCGGCTGAGAAATGCGAA TTCATCGCGCAGCACAAAGATacgccgtcgctgctgttcgaggcggcgagctcgcaggaggcggagttcctccgccgcgcggcgcggctccgcacgctgcagccgaacctgaaggcgacggagaaggagcAGCGTGTGCGCGAGCAACTGGCAACCGTCGAGACTGAGACTGACCGCTGCCAGCGCGAaggacgccgcgcagagaatcgactcgcgcggctgcagcgcgagcgcaacgcgcgcttcctcggctGCTTCCATCATTGCAAACTTGCAGTGGACTTCTTCTTCAGAGAGCTGACCGCTGCCGGCGTGCCCGAAGAGGAGACTGaggacggccgccgcggctgcggctccacGCGGGGCTTCGAACGCATCGGCGGAAGGGCGTACCTCGACCTCGAGTGCCCCTCCGGCCGCTCCATCAGCCTTGACGAAGAGGCCTTCGCGTG cggcgtctcgctgctctGCATGCCGCCGGggaagcgcctgctgccgctgcatcttctcagcggcggcgagcggctggTCGCGGCTCTGGCGCTAGTTCTCGCGCTGCTTTCCTTCGTGCCGCACGTCCCCTTTCTGTTGTTCGACGAAGTGGACGCGCCGCTTGACAGCcaacgccgacgcgcccTTGCGCGCGTCCTGAAGCTGCTTCCGCGCCAAGCAGGTCTCCAGGTTCTCTTCATCTCACTCAAAGACAA AATGTTTTCAACCGCCGACATGCTCGTGGGCGTCGCCAAGCAGCCTGCAGTCGggctctcgcgctgcttcttcctcgactTGCTGCCTTACCACTCGCGGCGGGGTgcgtccgcgcaggcgccacgcCCCCGactcgcggacgccgacccgcgcgacgcagagggcggcgaccgcgtcggGACTTCGCGCGACGATATCGGCaatccgcgcctctcgccgtcgctgagtcaggtgcgcagcagcagctcccTCGGCTCGCGGCTGGGCTCCAGCGTCTTCGACTCGCGCGGGAGGAAGGGCGCAACGCAgacggctgcagaggcgaagcgcgcagacgcagagcggcgcaaGGCGGTCACGCCGAGTGACCTCGAGGGGGAGATGGATAGCGACACGTGA
- a CDS encoding Fe-S protein assembly co-chaperone HscB protein (encoded by transcript BESB_021230), whose amino-acid sequence MDVQRPREPESGSVFGCEFLVTQSLFQPRSTPFVAFSQRTFCSAHSGQPSEYGSSAAAARTKGKAGPGEPLRHDLTETEVTCPCCGALAGQKHQIFCESCGDVLEPRYDDNAENGGLSYFDLLELSPVFDVDRAALDAKYKQLEKRLHPDRHPHADQTYHDRLEKHRMKVIEAVNTIKNPARRALHLLAHHCGAPQPPLEEGAEGDRVTDMDLLMEVFELNEALEAVVSREQLEDFKRRVDHLLAEDEKSLASRFQEQNFDEIQRLIHRYQMHARLQDSITNWSPPE is encoded by the exons ATGGACGTACAACGTCCGCGTGAGCCGGAGAGCGGTTCCGTATTTGGCTGCGAGTTCTTGGTCACGCAGAGCTTGTTTCAGCCCCGCTCGACACCTTTCGTCGCCTTCAGTCAGAGGACGTTTTGCTCCGCACACTCTGGGCAGCCATCTGAATATggaagcagcgccgctgccgccagaaCCAAAGGCAAGGCGGGGCCAGGGGAGCCTCTGCGCCATGATCTTACGGAGACGGAGGTCACATGCCCCTGCTGCGGTGCGCTCGCGGGCCAAAAACACCAGATCTTCTGCGAG AGCTGCGGAGACGTCCTGGAGCCACGCTACGACGACAACGCAGAAAACGGCGGCCTTTCCTACTTCGACCTTCTTGAACT GTCACCCGTTTTCGACGTAGATCGAGCCGCTTTGGATGCGAAGTACAAGCAACTCGAAAAGCGTCTGCATCCCGACAGGCATCCACATGCCGATCAA ACCTACCATGACAGACTGGAGAAGCATCGAATGAAAGTTATCGAGGCGGTGAACACAATAAAGAAtccggcgcgacgcgctctGCATTTGCTCGCGCACCATTGCGGCGCCCCCCAA ccgcctctgGAAGAAGGAGCTGAAGGTGACCGCGTCACGGACATGGACCTTCTTATGGAAGTCTTCGAG CTGAACGAGGCGCTCGAAGCGGTGGTTTCGCGGGAACAGTTGGAGGACTTCAAAAG GCGGGTGGACCATCTTTTGGCTGAAGACGAGAAGTCCCTGGCAAGCCGATTTCAAGAACAG AACTTCGACGAAATTCAGCGTTTAATACATCGCTACCAGATGCACGCTAGACTTCAAGATAGCATCACGAATTGGAGTCCGCCTGAATAA